The Pantoea vagans genome includes a window with the following:
- the hutC gene encoding histidine utilization repressor, with product MAEQTAIAQLAAAMGDEPAPIYQRVKQAIVSQIREGHWKANQRVPSESELVNELGVSRMTINRALRELTSEGFLVRMQGVGTFVAEMKGYTAMLEVHNIADEIAQRGHRHSCKILSIGQMKADPEQAAVLGLSTGQTLYHSLIVHYENELPVQLEDRLVNPLVAPDYLSQDYHQLTPYTYLMRVAPLTAGEHIVEAVLPDLRQRKHLALDEHEPCLLIRRQTWSDNKIVTYARLLYPGSRYKLLGRFRGHG from the coding sequence ATGGCGGAGCAAACGGCAATAGCACAGCTGGCTGCAGCGATGGGCGATGAGCCAGCACCGATTTATCAACGCGTGAAACAGGCGATCGTCAGCCAGATCCGTGAAGGCCACTGGAAAGCCAACCAGCGCGTGCCATCCGAAAGCGAACTGGTCAATGAGTTGGGCGTCAGCCGTATGACCATCAACCGTGCGCTGCGTGAACTGACCAGTGAAGGGTTTCTGGTGCGTATGCAGGGCGTGGGCACCTTCGTTGCTGAGATGAAGGGCTACACCGCGATGCTGGAAGTGCACAATATCGCGGATGAAATTGCTCAGCGCGGCCATCGTCACAGCTGCAAAATTTTATCCATTGGTCAGATGAAGGCCGATCCTGAACAGGCGGCGGTGCTGGGCTTATCGACCGGGCAAACGCTCTACCATTCGCTGATCGTCCATTATGAAAACGAGCTGCCAGTTCAGCTGGAAGATCGTCTGGTTAACCCACTGGTGGCACCGGATTACCTTAGCCAGGATTACCATCAACTCACGCCTTACACCTATCTGATGCGTGTCGCGCCGTTGACCGCCGGTGAGCATATTGTGGAAGCGGTGCTGCCGGACCTGCGCCAGCGTAAGCATCTGGCGCTGGATGAACATGAACCTTGCTTGTTGATTCGTCGTCAAACCTGGAGCGACAATAAAATCGTGACTTACGCGCGCCTGCTCTATCCAGGCTCGCGTTATAAGTTACTCGGTCGTTTCAGAGGACACGGTTAA
- the hutH gene encoding histidine ammonia-lyase, whose translation MSGSVQEIRLVPGEVDLATLRTIYQSKVTLTLADEARAAIYRANETVDAIVASGKVVYGINTGFGKLAQTQIPSERLAELQRNLVLSHSVGLGDLLPDNVARLVVATKIISLARGHSGVRIELIEALLALFNAGVMPCIPEKGSVGASGDLAPLAHLSLMLLGEGQVRVEGKLIPATEGLARVGLQPIVLGPKEGLALLNGTQVSNALALRGLFEAENLFAAGLMAGALSLEAIKGSVKPYDARIHQARGQSGQIAVAAAVSTLLEGSEILSSHTNCGRVQDPYSIRCVPQVMGACLDNLSHAARVLQIEANAASDNPLVFSDSGDVISGGNFHAEPVAFAADIIALAIAEVGAISERRMALLLDTGLSGLPPFLVRDGGVNSGFMIAQVTAAALASENKSLAHPGSVDSLPTSANQEDHVSMATYAARRLGDMCFNTAAVVGIEAMAAAQGIDFHRPLQSSAALEQEMSRIRENVAFLDHDRLMAPDIESMRLWASSHAWPESLTALLPSQRSTTH comes from the coding sequence ATGTCAGGTTCGGTTCAGGAAATTCGCCTCGTTCCCGGTGAAGTGGACCTCGCCACCTTGCGAACCATTTATCAAAGCAAGGTGACGCTCACGTTAGCCGATGAGGCACGTGCGGCCATCTATCGCGCCAACGAAACCGTTGATGCCATCGTCGCATCGGGCAAAGTGGTGTATGGCATTAATACCGGCTTTGGCAAACTGGCTCAGACGCAGATCCCCTCTGAACGTCTGGCCGAACTGCAACGTAATCTGGTGTTATCCCACAGTGTCGGCCTGGGCGATTTACTGCCGGATAACGTGGCACGCCTGGTGGTTGCCACTAAAATCATCAGTCTGGCGCGCGGCCATTCCGGCGTGCGCATCGAACTGATCGAAGCGTTACTGGCACTGTTCAATGCGGGCGTCATGCCTTGCATCCCAGAGAAAGGATCGGTTGGCGCATCGGGTGATTTAGCTCCGCTGGCTCACTTGTCACTGATGCTGCTGGGTGAAGGCCAGGTGCGTGTTGAGGGCAAACTGATCCCTGCGACAGAAGGTCTGGCGCGTGTCGGCCTGCAACCGATTGTGCTGGGACCGAAAGAGGGTCTGGCGCTGCTTAACGGCACCCAGGTTTCCAACGCCCTGGCACTGCGCGGTCTGTTCGAAGCCGAAAACCTGTTTGCCGCAGGATTGATGGCAGGTGCACTCTCGCTGGAAGCCATCAAAGGCTCGGTGAAACCTTATGATGCACGCATCCATCAGGCTCGCGGTCAATCAGGGCAAATCGCCGTGGCCGCTGCGGTCTCAACCCTGCTGGAAGGCAGCGAAATCCTCAGCTCGCATACCAATTGTGGACGCGTACAAGACCCCTACTCTATTCGCTGCGTCCCTCAAGTGATGGGAGCCTGCCTGGATAACCTCAGCCACGCAGCACGCGTATTACAGATTGAAGCTAACGCCGCATCGGATAACCCGTTGGTGTTCAGTGACAGCGGCGATGTCATTTCTGGCGGTAACTTCCACGCCGAGCCAGTGGCTTTCGCCGCCGATATTATTGCGCTGGCGATTGCCGAAGTCGGTGCTATCTCCGAGCGTCGGATGGCACTGCTGCTGGATACCGGTCTTTCAGGCTTGCCGCCATTCCTGGTGCGTGATGGCGGTGTCAACTCCGGCTTTATGATTGCACAGGTGACGGCGGCCGCACTGGCTTCAGAAAACAAATCCCTGGCGCATCCCGGCAGCGTCGACAGCCTGCCGACCTCTGCTAACCAGGAAGATCACGTCTCAATGGCGACCTATGCCGCTCGCCGCCTCGGCGATATGTGCTTCAACACCGCCGCCGTGGTCGGTATTGAAGCGATGGCAGCAGCCCAAGGCATTGATTTCCACCGTCCGCTGCAAAGCTCTGCTGCGCTAGAGCAGGAGATGAGCCGAATTCGTGAAAACGTGGCCTTCCTCGATCACGACCGTTTAATGGCGCCGGATATCGAATCCATGCGCTTGTGGGCCAGCAGCCATGCCTGGCCTGAATCCCTTACTGCGCTGCTGCCAAGCCAGCGTTCTACTACCCATTAA
- the hutU gene encoding urocanate hydratase: MSETLSQAVAREIRAPRGNELHCANWLIEAAYRMIQNNLDPDVAERPEDLVVYGGIGKAARNWECFEQILRSLRALQPEETLLIQSGKPVGVFRTHADAPRVLLANSNLVPHWATWDHFHELDKAGLMMYGQMTAGSWIYIGAQGIVQGTFETFAEAGRQHYDSDLRGRWILTAGLGGMGGAQPLAGVLAGASVLAIECQESRIDFRLRTRYVDHKAYTLDEALDLIEKATKAKQAISVGLLGNAAEIVPELVKRAKAGGMKPDIVTDQTSAHDPINGYLPIGWDVERWQAERVSNPKAVEQAARASMAVHVQAMLDFHHMGVPTVDYGNNIRQVALDEGVKNAFDFPGFVPAYIRPLFCEGKGPFRWVALSGDPEDIYKTDAKLKELFPDHKNLHRWLDMAQERIAFQGLPARICWLGLGERHKAALAFNEMVRNGELKAPIVIGRDHLDCGSVASPNRETEAMKDGSDAVSDWPLLNALLNTAGGATWVSLHHGGGVGMGFSQHSGVVIVCDGTAEADARLSRVLWNDPATGVMRHADAGYELAQSCAKKHDLNLPMQK, translated from the coding sequence ATGAGCGAAACTTTGTCTCAGGCTGTAGCCCGTGAAATCCGTGCGCCGCGCGGTAATGAACTGCATTGTGCTAACTGGTTAATTGAAGCGGCTTACCGCATGATCCAGAACAACCTCGATCCTGATGTGGCAGAACGCCCGGAAGATCTGGTGGTGTACGGCGGTATCGGGAAAGCCGCCCGTAACTGGGAGTGCTTCGAGCAGATTTTGCGTTCGCTGCGCGCCCTGCAGCCGGAAGAAACGTTATTGATCCAGTCCGGCAAACCGGTGGGCGTGTTCCGCACCCATGCAGATGCGCCGCGTGTGCTGCTGGCGAACTCCAACCTGGTGCCACACTGGGCCACCTGGGATCATTTCCACGAGTTGGATAAAGCCGGGTTGATGATGTATGGCCAGATGACCGCAGGTTCATGGATCTACATCGGTGCGCAGGGCATCGTGCAGGGCACCTTTGAAACCTTCGCCGAAGCCGGTCGTCAGCATTACGACAGCGATCTGCGTGGCCGCTGGATCCTCACTGCCGGTTTGGGTGGCATGGGCGGCGCACAACCGCTGGCAGGCGTGCTGGCCGGTGCCAGCGTGCTGGCGATTGAGTGCCAGGAATCACGCATCGATTTCCGTCTGCGTACCCGCTACGTGGATCACAAAGCCTACACGCTGGACGAAGCGCTGGATCTGATTGAAAAAGCCACCAAAGCGAAACAGGCGATATCCGTCGGCCTGTTAGGCAATGCCGCCGAGATCGTACCGGAACTGGTCAAACGCGCTAAAGCGGGTGGTATGAAACCCGATATCGTGACGGACCAGACCTCTGCACACGACCCGATCAACGGCTATCTGCCGATCGGTTGGGATGTTGAGCGCTGGCAGGCCGAGCGCGTCAGCAACCCGAAAGCGGTGGAACAAGCGGCACGCGCGTCAATGGCCGTACACGTGCAGGCGATGCTGGATTTCCACCACATGGGCGTGCCCACCGTGGATTATGGCAATAACATCCGTCAGGTGGCGCTGGATGAGGGTGTGAAAAACGCCTTCGATTTCCCAGGCTTTGTCCCGGCCTATATTCGTCCGCTGTTCTGCGAAGGCAAAGGCCCGTTCCGTTGGGTGGCGTTGTCAGGTGATCCGGAAGATATCTACAAAACCGATGCCAAGCTAAAAGAGCTGTTCCCGGACCATAAGAACCTGCACCGCTGGCTCGATATGGCGCAGGAGCGCATCGCCTTCCAGGGCTTGCCAGCGCGTATTTGCTGGTTGGGCCTCGGCGAGCGCCATAAAGCCGCGCTGGCGTTTAACGAAATGGTACGTAATGGCGAGCTGAAAGCGCCTATCGTGATCGGTCGTGACCATCTGGATTGCGGTTCGGTGGCCTCACCTAACCGTGAAACCGAAGCGATGAAGGATGGCTCTGATGCCGTGTCCGACTGGCCGCTGCTCAATGCCCTGCTGAACACTGCAGGCGGCGCGACCTGGGTGAGCCTGCACCACGGCGGTGGCGTGGGAATGGGCTTCTCGCAGCACTCTGGCGTGGTGATTGTCTGCGACGGCACCGCCGAAGCCGATGCGCGCCTGAGCCGTGTGCTGTGGAACGACCCGGCAACGGGCGTAATGCGCCATGCGGATGCTGGCTACGAGCTGGCACAGAGCTGTGCGAAAAAACATGATTTGAATCTGCCAATGCAGAAATAG
- a CDS encoding M20 aminoacylase family protein, translating to MSLPAVLLENALNWRRQLHQHPELGYQEQHTSELVAKVLAEAGLQVFRGLAGTGVIGTLENGPGPVIGLRADMDALPITEKGAPEWKSTRPGVMHACGHDGHTAILLAAACQLAATRNFKGTVHFLFQPAEENLGGARKMVEEGLFTRFPMDAVYAMHNWPGLPVGSLAVNPGAMMASLDSFEITLNGKSCHAAMPESGADPMVVAAELILALQTIPSRRLSPLASAVVSVTQIHGGEAINVIPEQIVLRGTVRCLQTDVRDRVRGLIEDFVTTLPRPFGVSGEIHWYPGYPVTANHAEPAEHVRDVANRVLGESQVHWQVNPSMASEDFACMLEHCPGAYFWLGADGATPSAPLHNAHYDFNDELLPIGITFWQQLVESVLVKD from the coding sequence ATGAGCCTGCCTGCCGTCCTGCTGGAAAACGCCCTTAACTGGCGTCGTCAGTTACACCAACATCCTGAACTGGGTTACCAGGAGCAACACACTAGTGAGTTGGTGGCAAAGGTGCTTGCAGAAGCAGGGTTACAGGTGTTTCGTGGGCTGGCAGGAACCGGTGTTATCGGCACGTTGGAAAATGGTCCGGGGCCGGTTATTGGCCTGCGTGCCGACATGGATGCGCTACCGATCACCGAGAAAGGTGCACCAGAGTGGAAATCCACCCGTCCCGGCGTGATGCATGCCTGCGGCCACGATGGTCATACCGCGATTCTGCTGGCGGCCGCCTGCCAACTGGCTGCGACACGTAACTTCAAAGGCACGGTGCACTTCCTGTTCCAGCCCGCTGAAGAGAACCTTGGCGGTGCACGCAAAATGGTGGAAGAAGGCTTGTTTACCCGCTTCCCCATGGATGCAGTCTATGCAATGCATAACTGGCCTGGTTTACCGGTGGGTTCGCTGGCGGTAAATCCAGGGGCGATGATGGCCTCGCTCGATTCGTTTGAAATCACGCTCAATGGCAAAAGCTGCCATGCGGCCATGCCGGAAAGCGGAGCCGACCCGATGGTGGTAGCGGCGGAACTGATTCTGGCGTTACAAACCATCCCTTCACGCCGTCTGTCCCCACTGGCCTCTGCGGTGGTCAGCGTGACGCAAATCCACGGCGGTGAAGCGATTAACGTCATTCCAGAGCAGATTGTCTTGCGAGGCACGGTACGATGTTTGCAGACCGACGTGCGCGATCGCGTGCGCGGTCTGATTGAAGATTTCGTCACCACGCTGCCACGCCCGTTTGGCGTCAGCGGTGAGATTCACTGGTATCCTGGTTATCCCGTCACGGCCAACCATGCCGAGCCCGCTGAGCATGTGCGCGATGTCGCTAACCGCGTGTTGGGGGAATCGCAGGTGCACTGGCAGGTTAACCCTTCCATGGCATCGGAAGATTTCGCCTGTATGCTGGAACATTGCCCCGGCGCTTATTTCTGGTTAGGTGCCGATGGCGCAACGCCTTCTGCCCCGTTGCATAATGCCCATTACGATTTTAATGACGAGTTGCTGCCAATTGGTATCACCTTCTGGCAGCAGTTGGTGGAAAGCGTATTGGTAAAAGATTGA
- the ybiB gene encoding DNA-binding protein YbiB translates to MELNKIIKEIGRGKNHARDIDFDTAVALYSAMLAGEVPELELGGVLIALRIKGEGEEEMRGFYHAMQQQMMQLQPPAHRPMPIVIPSYNGARRQGNLTPLLALLLNKLGFPVLLHGVSDDPTRITTEAVLAALDIAPVINAQQAQAKLDSGELAFITIDHLCAPMAKQLSLRWRMGVRNSAHTLAKLATPFAERAALRLSSVSHPEYVPRVGKFFQDIDAPAILLNGTEGEVYANPQRCPAISYIAGAGTEAEVWIERQPETSVALPESKNAQDTAEWIKQVLAGERAVPQALRLQLACCLVATGEAANLNEAETRLQQAGI, encoded by the coding sequence ATGGAACTGAACAAAATTATCAAAGAGATTGGGCGCGGTAAGAACCATGCGCGCGATATCGATTTCGACACGGCGGTGGCGCTGTATAGCGCCATGCTGGCTGGCGAAGTGCCTGAACTGGAGTTAGGCGGTGTGCTGATCGCGCTGCGCATCAAAGGAGAAGGTGAAGAGGAGATGCGCGGTTTCTACCACGCCATGCAGCAACAGATGATGCAGCTGCAACCTCCGGCCCATCGCCCGATGCCCATTGTCATCCCCAGCTACAATGGCGCCCGTCGTCAGGGTAATTTGACGCCGCTGCTGGCATTGCTGCTCAACAAGCTCGGTTTCCCGGTGTTACTGCACGGTGTCAGTGATGATCCTACCCGCATCACCACCGAAGCGGTGCTGGCCGCGCTGGATATTGCCCCGGTCATTAACGCGCAGCAGGCGCAGGCCAAACTCGATAGCGGTGAACTGGCCTTTATCACTATTGATCATCTCTGTGCGCCGATGGCGAAACAGCTTTCACTGCGCTGGCGCATGGGCGTACGCAACAGTGCCCATACGTTGGCGAAGCTGGCGACGCCGTTCGCTGAACGCGCAGCGCTGCGTTTGTCGAGTGTTTCACACCCGGAATATGTGCCGCGTGTGGGCAAGTTCTTCCAGGATATTGATGCGCCCGCCATTTTGCTTAACGGCACCGAAGGCGAGGTGTACGCCAATCCGCAGCGCTGTCCGGCGATCAGTTACATCGCGGGCGCGGGCACAGAGGCTGAAGTGTGGATTGAGCGCCAGCCGGAAACCAGCGTCGCACTGCCGGAAAGCAAAAATGCGCAGGATACGGCTGAGTGGATTAAACAGGTGTTGGCCGGTGAGCGCGCGGTGCCACAGGCGCTGCGTTTACAGCTGGCATGCTGTTTAGTGGCGACAGGCGAAGCTGCCAATTTGAATGAAGCAGAAACGCGATTGCAGCAGGCTGGGATTTAG
- the dinG gene encoding ATP-dependent DNA helicase DinG: protein MALTAAIKSQIAQWYKALQQQVPDFIPRAPQRQMIAEVAKSLAGDEGRHLAIEAPTGVGKTLSYLIPGIAVSRAEEKRLVISTANVALQDQIFSKDLPLLKKIIPDLTFTAAFGRGRYVCPRNLAALAATEDQQGDLLLYLDEEAVTGSKEEQKFCARLEKDLSRYKWDGLRDHSDVSIEDSLWQRLSTDKANCLGHHCRWYRECPFFVARREIEQADVVVANHALVMAAMENESVLPPAKHLMLVLDEGHHLPEVARDALEMSAEITPGWSSLQLDLFVRLVETIMAQFRPKSPPPLTNPERLKGHCDEMRELLQVLCAALNPLLPSNNQAGEFRFVLGELPEELMTMCARLFKLSDALRGLSEGLLNELGDQTGSADIMRLHKAIIQLNRHFGWFESISKLWRLAAMEKASNAPVSKWITREIRDGQAHLLFHCAGIRVSDQLEKLLWRKIPHVVVTSATLRSLNSFNRLQEMSGLSEKAGDRFVALDSPFNHIDQGKLVIPQMQYEPLMATEAEHIAEMARFFLQQMAEEKHKGVLVLFASGRAMQQFVSHLTSLRLSMLVQGDQPRSRLVELHRQRVEAGQTSILVGLQSFAEGLDLKGDLLSQVHIHKIAFPPVDSPVILTEGEWLKSLKRYPFEVQSLPSASFTLIQQVGRLIRSHNCFGEIVIYDRRLLSKGYGSRLLAALPVFPIEQPAVPEAEKKPAKRRKKT, encoded by the coding sequence ATGGCCCTGACAGCAGCGATAAAAAGCCAAATTGCGCAATGGTACAAGGCGCTGCAGCAGCAGGTTCCTGACTTTATCCCGCGCGCGCCGCAGCGCCAGATGATCGCCGAAGTGGCGAAAAGTCTGGCCGGTGATGAAGGCCGCCATCTGGCGATCGAAGCCCCCACCGGCGTGGGTAAAACCTTGTCGTATCTGATCCCCGGTATTGCGGTGAGCCGCGCCGAGGAGAAGCGTTTAGTGATCAGCACTGCCAACGTGGCGCTGCAGGATCAAATTTTCAGCAAGGATCTGCCACTGCTGAAAAAAATCATTCCTGACCTCACCTTTACCGCCGCTTTTGGTCGCGGTCGTTATGTCTGTCCGCGCAATCTGGCGGCGCTGGCGGCGACCGAAGATCAGCAAGGCGATCTGCTGCTCTATCTGGATGAAGAGGCAGTGACCGGTTCCAAAGAGGAGCAGAAGTTCTGCGCCCGGCTGGAGAAAGATCTCAGCCGTTACAAATGGGATGGCTTGCGCGATCACTCCGATGTCTCGATTGAAGACAGCCTGTGGCAGCGCCTTTCAACCGATAAAGCCAATTGCCTTGGACATCACTGCCGCTGGTATCGTGAATGCCCATTTTTTGTCGCACGTCGAGAGATTGAGCAGGCAGATGTGGTGGTCGCCAACCATGCGTTAGTAATGGCGGCGATGGAGAATGAGTCGGTGCTGCCCCCGGCAAAACATCTGATGCTGGTGCTGGACGAAGGGCATCATCTGCCGGAAGTGGCGCGTGATGCGCTGGAGATGAGTGCTGAAATCACGCCGGGCTGGAGCAGTTTGCAGCTCGATCTGTTTGTGCGCCTGGTGGAAACCATCATGGCGCAGTTCCGCCCCAAATCACCGCCACCGCTCACCAATCCAGAGCGGTTGAAAGGCCATTGCGATGAGATGCGCGAGTTACTGCAAGTGCTGTGCGCGGCACTTAATCCTTTGTTGCCGTCAAATAACCAAGCGGGTGAATTCCGTTTTGTGCTGGGTGAACTGCCTGAAGAACTGATGACGATGTGCGCACGGCTGTTTAAGTTGAGCGATGCCTTGCGCGGGCTGAGTGAAGGTTTGCTCAATGAGCTAGGCGATCAAACCGGTAGTGCAGATATTATGCGCCTGCATAAAGCCATTATTCAGCTCAATCGCCATTTTGGTTGGTTTGAATCGATCAGCAAATTGTGGCGACTGGCCGCCATGGAAAAAGCCTCCAATGCACCAGTGTCGAAGTGGATTACGCGTGAAATTCGTGATGGCCAGGCGCATCTCCTGTTCCACTGCGCGGGCATCCGCGTCAGCGATCAGCTGGAGAAACTGCTGTGGCGTAAGATCCCGCACGTGGTGGTGACTTCGGCGACTCTGCGCTCGCTCAACAGCTTTAACCGCTTGCAGGAGATGTCGGGTCTGAGCGAGAAAGCGGGCGATCGTTTTGTCGCGCTGGATTCCCCCTTCAATCACATTGACCAGGGCAAGCTGGTGATTCCGCAAATGCAGTATGAACCCTTGATGGCGACGGAAGCGGAACATATTGCTGAGATGGCGCGCTTCTTCCTGCAGCAAATGGCGGAAGAGAAGCACAAAGGGGTATTGGTGCTGTTTGCCAGCGGCCGTGCCATGCAGCAATTTGTCAGCCACCTCACCTCATTGCGTTTGTCGATGCTGGTGCAGGGGGACCAACCTCGTTCGCGGCTGGTGGAGTTACACCGTCAGCGGGTGGAGGCGGGGCAAACCAGTATTCTGGTTGGGCTGCAATCCTTTGCGGAAGGTCTCGATTTGAAAGGCGATCTGCTGTCGCAGGTGCATATCCACAAAATTGCTTTTCCCCCGGTGGACAGTCCGGTAATTTTGACCGAAGGGGAGTGGTTGAAGAGCCTCAAGCGCTACCCGTTCGAGGTGCAGAGTTTGCCCAGCGCCTCGTTTACCTTGATTCAGCAAGTGGGGCGTTTGATTCGCAGCCACAACTGCTTTGGTGAGATCGTGATTTATGATCGACGCCTGCTGAGCAAAGGCTACGGTAGCCGACTGCTGGCCGCCTTGCCGGTGTTTCCGATTGAACAACCGGCCGTGCCGGAAGCAGAGAAGAAGCCTGCGAAACGCCGTAAGAAAACCTGA
- a CDS encoding LysR family transcriptional regulator translates to MQTLPNLKLLQVFASVVENQGYSRAQQALNMTTPAISAYMSELETQLGFILCQRGRGGFTLTTKGEQFYRYSQEMLATLAGWQEQVETLKSEQGGTFSLGVVDATVTDSMLDLPAAIARFNQRFPAVFFNLSVRDPNELQQQLLEDRLDLAIGHFPLRASNLVTIPLYEELHWLYCSPEHPLAQGETDMRTVQQTGMVTRRYWNQQELNKRGFRQSNASVESIEAQLTLILSGRFIGYLPEHYASSWQLQGKLCRLLPEHFHFRAPFSFAFRRGRSRETLIRAMREILNPARKNSSES, encoded by the coding sequence GTGCAGACGCTTCCCAACCTTAAACTGCTGCAGGTGTTTGCCAGCGTGGTAGAAAATCAGGGCTATTCCCGAGCGCAACAGGCGCTCAATATGACCACGCCCGCCATCAGTGCCTATATGAGTGAGCTGGAGACGCAGCTGGGTTTTATTCTGTGCCAGCGCGGGCGCGGCGGATTCACGTTAACCACCAAGGGCGAGCAATTTTACCGCTACAGCCAGGAGATGCTGGCGACGCTGGCGGGTTGGCAGGAGCAGGTCGAAACCCTGAAAAGTGAACAGGGCGGAACCTTCTCCCTTGGCGTGGTCGATGCGACGGTGACGGACAGTATGCTGGATCTGCCAGCCGCAATTGCCCGTTTTAATCAGCGTTTTCCAGCGGTCTTTTTCAACCTCAGTGTGCGCGATCCCAATGAACTGCAACAGCAGCTCTTGGAAGATCGGCTCGATTTAGCCATTGGTCACTTTCCGCTGCGTGCCAGCAATCTGGTGACCATTCCACTATATGAAGAGCTGCACTGGCTCTATTGCAGCCCTGAGCATCCTCTGGCGCAGGGCGAGACGGATATGCGCACCGTGCAGCAAACGGGCATGGTGACGCGGCGTTACTGGAATCAGCAAGAACTCAACAAACGCGGTTTTCGTCAGAGCAATGCCTCGGTTGAGAGTATTGAAGCGCAGTTGACGCTGATTCTTTCCGGGCGTTTTATCGGTTACCTGCCCGAACACTATGCCAGCAGCTGGCAACTGCAGGGCAAATTGTGCCGCTTGCTGCCAGAACACTTCCATTTCCGCGCGCCGTTTTCGTTCGCCTTCCGCCGTGGACGCTCACGCGAAACCCTGATCCGCGCGATGCGTGAAATTCTGAATCCCGCGCGAAAAAATAGCAGTGAAAGCTGA
- the speB gene encoding agmatinase, producing the protein MTDFPQPQGGNEMPRFAGRGTMMRLPAVESPANLDVAFVGIPLDIGTSQRSGTRYGPRAIRADSVMIRPYNMATGAAPFDSLRVGDLGDVPINTYSLLKSVDIIENYYTELNNWPIIPLTLGGDHTLTLPILRALAKKHGPMGLIHVDAHTDTNDEMFGEKIAHGTTFRRAVEEGLLDCQRVVQIGQRAQGYAADDFQWGVDQGFHLVPAEQCWYRSMAPLMAEVRARIGDGPVYLSYDIDSFDPAWAPGTGTPEVGGLTSMQGLEIVRGCRGLNLVGGDLVEVSPPYDLSGMTSQLAANILYEMLCVLPGVRYTEKKS; encoded by the coding sequence ATGACCGATTTTCCTCAGCCGCAGGGCGGCAACGAGATGCCACGCTTTGCTGGACGCGGCACCATGATGCGTCTGCCCGCCGTCGAATCCCCTGCCAACCTGGATGTCGCCTTTGTCGGGATTCCGCTGGATATCGGGACCTCGCAACGCAGCGGCACGCGATACGGGCCGCGCGCCATTCGCGCCGATTCGGTGATGATTCGTCCTTATAACATGGCCACCGGGGCAGCCCCGTTTGATTCACTGCGCGTCGGTGACCTCGGTGACGTGCCGATCAACACCTATAGCCTGTTGAAGTCGGTCGATATCATCGAAAACTATTATACCGAACTGAATAACTGGCCGATTATTCCCCTGACGCTCGGTGGCGATCACACTCTGACCTTACCGATTCTGCGGGCGCTGGCGAAAAAGCATGGCCCGATGGGATTGATCCATGTTGATGCGCATACCGACACCAACGATGAGATGTTTGGCGAGAAGATTGCCCATGGCACCACCTTCCGTCGTGCGGTGGAGGAAGGTCTGCTCGACTGCCAGCGCGTGGTGCAGATTGGTCAGCGTGCACAGGGCTACGCTGCCGATGATTTCCAGTGGGGCGTCGATCAGGGCTTCCATCTGGTGCCCGCCGAACAGTGCTGGTATCGATCCATGGCACCCCTGATGGCCGAGGTGCGGGCACGCATCGGAGATGGCCCGGTGTACCTCAGCTATGACATCGACAGCTTCGATCCCGCCTGGGCACCTGGCACCGGCACGCCAGAAGTGGGTGGATTGACCTCCATGCAAGGCCTCGAGATTGTGCGCGGCTGCCGTGGACTCAACCTGGTGGGCGGCGATCTCGTCGAAGTGTCACCGCCGTACGATCTCAGCGGCATGACCTCGCAGCTGGCGGCCAATATCCTTTATGAGATGCTGTGCGTATTGCCCGGCGTCCGTTACACAGAGAAAAAGTCATGA